The DNA segment TCTGATGCAGCTCAGAGATTTAGATTGCACAGGTATTCTTTAGCATAGACCAACCCATTAGAAACAAAAGATTCGGTATAATATTCATCCCATCTCGGCTTACCTATGGTGTATAATATCTGGGATATTCTTTGTGTATAacattgatatatttatattttcctGTGAtatattcttctttttttatcaTTGATTCTTATTTGTCCTTCCAATGTTCCTCACCATCCTTAGAGAATTAgaaaacaaatacatatattccCTGCAGTATTAAGTCGATCTTTGGACATTCTACCATACATTAGCCCCTTCAAGTATATCAGTGATCTCATACCATCAGCCCATATGCAGCAATGCCTCGAAAAACCCCCATTGACTTGTGTCTGTTTCAGTTGATTTTGATTGAAAATCATCGACAGTGGCTTTTATATACATTATACATTGTGAATATGTGTACGATTTTACCCGTTTGCTGCAGCTTTTCGATGGAAAGGAAGGAAGACCCAAGTATCCAAGAAGATGGGTTATACTACCTCCATTCCTGTAGAAGGAACACTACCGAACTCAGGGCTCTTGTTTTACCATTTGCTGTCCAAATGAATTGCCACTTCATTTCTTTCTGTTCTTTGAACTATTTGATTGGGAGATTTACTTCTGTTTAATGTCTCCTTTTTAATGGTTTCAGCTTCCATCTTTGGTATGTTCTTAGTGTTTATTTGGTTTAGGTTAAAAAATGTGGGATTATTAATTAACTATcagattaaaatttttaatatttaagtttcttatcttttttttttttgattgaaACTAGAACTTCCATATATTAAAAACCATCGAAAGAGGCTTAAGCTTTTACAACAGAATATAAAAGAAATGGGATTGCATCTTCCACAGAAATTATGCCTGATTATCACGACCTTTCAGGTTGCAGTGTATGGTCATTTATCTTGTATAGGATGTAAATGAAAGTTTTTCGAGCTGGTTTGAAAATTTTCCgatttgtattaaaaattatgaaattaaagcaGCATTCAAACGCGTTTGGATTATTTTTCTAGTCGAATTcgatcaaatttattttaatgaacgGCTCGATTTggttcatttaataaaaaaaattaaccattGTATATAATATGATGTAGATTAGTTTGCTACTATTCATTACTTTGTGTGTGTTTGTAAATGATAATATATCAGTACTTTAATATCATCAAAATGTTTATAAGATaaaccaaaaatatttatttattgctaaTCATGGTTAAAATGGATTGATTTCTACGACAAATATACATTATAAAACGTATCAATCGTGATAGAGATTTTTGATTCAAACCatatctcattttttttaaatcaaatttaggTCTTTTACCAATAAAATTGGTGTCGAGttatgacttttatttaattaatatcaactatactcttattttatttaacatttatataattttacatttctatataatatctaatttttttatattaagaaaATGGAGTTGATATTTATACTTCATTTTGTGTTACTACATTTCACTTCATGTGTAAAATGTATCAAATTTATTCAGAgttcaaataacaaaaaataaattataaggaCATCTCCAACCCAAGCATCAAACTAGTGTTTCACGNttattaaaaatttaatattaaaaatatccaatataaaatgtaattataattatatcactaaatttaaaaatatatatttaataaataataagataaaaattaactaaataaaataaaaaaaatattttgagaatatttttttttagagtaagatttgaagtagatGATGAATATTATATCTGACGcaaaaaatacattattttaaaataaaattactttaaaatagAATTTTGGACCTAAATATCAACTCTCATTAAGAAATTATTGTGTATATTAAGAAGCTCTCTGGTGCTTGCATTGAAGAGTGAAGAACTTGATGCGCTCTCGCAGATCTCCATAGCCTGAAGCTCAATCATTCAAGCAGCTCAAAATCGCATTCGATGGAGGAAGATCCATTTGCGGAATTGGATGATCCATCTGACTTCCATCGAGATCCGGATTATTCGTTCTTCGACAGAGATCGGCACATTTGCTTTCTGGAGATGATGTATCAGCTTCTACCGTCTCCGTACCAGGAGCAAGAGATCAATCGACTCACTCTCGCCTACTTTGTTGTTTCTGGTCTCCACATTCTCCGCGCCATCGATCGAGTATGACTCTTTCCTCAATTTCGATTCCCTGATTTAATTCAGTGTGAAATTATGTAAAaatttgtagtttttttttatgttgtgcAAGAAAAACTACCTCGATGTTGGGGCTCAAAGCGTTGGCAGTTGTGAGCTTAGGTTGATACTGTAGACATTTAAATTTAGAATCTTTGCTATTATAGTTTTGGTCAGCTACTGGAGTTTCGATTGTCCATAGATTTGCTGCAGATATGGTTTGAATAGCTATTTCTGAAATATATGTGTGTGCTTTGTTTATTGCTCTTAGATTGATAAAGAAGTGGTTATAGATTGGGTTTTGTCTCTACAAGCTCATCCGAAGAATGCTGCCTATTTGGAAAATGGTGAggcaattaatttttttttactagttCTTCCTCTGCTACAGAATTAAGGTtgtagttgagaatttgaatcGTGCTTACATGGAAATATGTACGATAGCAGGACAATTTTATGGGTTTCATGGTTCAAGAAGTTCTCAGTTTCAATCAAACGATAATGGGCCATCAGAGCAGGTTGTATAAATCCTGGTCAAAAAAACAAATGCATAAATTTTCCatgttttttttggttttgttgTTTTAGTTTGAAACTGTTTTCTTGCATTTCTGAATCCAACTTTTCAGGAGGCAATTCTGAATGGCAGTCACCTGGCAAGCACTTACTGCGCGCTGGCCATATTAAAGATTGTTGGTTATGATTTGTCACTTGTTGACTCTGAGTTCTTATTGAAATCAATGAAAAACCTTCAACAGTCTGATGGATGGTAcaataattcatttttactcGCCCTTCAatcttttttgtctttttttttaaaaaaaaaatttgttggccTTTTCATTTGTTAAAAACTTTCTTTgcattttttaaacaatatcTCTCCTCTTTTGCTTTTTCCAAAACTTTCGCAATCCAAAATGTAGATATTGTAGATCAGCCGTACGATAATAACTTGCATCACATATTCTCTCTTGATTTGTATATTCATGAATTTGTCAGCGGCTGGGCATTTTTGTGTTGTATTTTTTCACTATTTCAAATAGGTAATCATTGCTTCTAACCTTAAGGAAAAGGTTAATCATTGCATCTAACCTTGAGGAAAAGGTTGGTTGCATCAGTATATTGTTCGCAAAGTATGTGTGCACCTGTATAGGAAGAATGTAAGTCCAAACTTACTGATTTACCTTATTTAATAAGAAATGTAGAGGTGAAAAAGCCAGCTGATGTTGAAAATACGAACTACTGGGTTTCCTCAAACAGGCCTGTGAAGTGATTAAAGCATTATTCTATGAATTATAGTGAGAAAAATTGACATGACTGGATATAAGCATTTTCCCATATGTCTGGTCTTTCACTTTCGTGTTTTGTGATGAAGTTAAAAAATGTTATTCTCTTGATTTCTCTCCTTACTACTTTCTGAGTGTTGCCTGAAAGGCTGTCAGTCTATAATTTTACATGTGTTCAAGCATTTGACTTGATGAACTAAAGTACCACCTCTCATATGTCCCAGTTTTATGCCCATTCATACTGGAGCAGAGAAAGATCTCAGATTTGTGTTTTGTGCAGGTATAGAAATGCATTTCTATTATTTTTCAGAGTTCCATTTTCTATTGTATGGAAATTAATACGGTAGTTAGTGTATCAGCGGCCATTTGTTCCATGTTGAAGAATTGGAGTGGCATAGATCGAGAAAAGGCTAAGGAGTATATTCTGAGTTGTCAGGTATATGAGCAAATTATTTATATGGCTGCTATATATGTGTAGCATATTTGATGAGGATTGTAGCCTTTTTGCGAAGTCTTTGTGTCTGTCTATATTTCGTGAACTTTATATTACCAACCATATTTTTATCTCGTTTGATCTCAGTTAATTTGTTACTTTGCAGTCATATGATGGTGGTTTTGGACTCATTCCTGGTTCTGAATCACATGGTGAGTGGGCATTGAACTTTTTACTAAGTTGGTCAGTATAATTCTTGGGGGTTCTTTGAGAGATTCTCTACTTTTTTGCCCTCAGTCTTTGgtctattttttttgtttatgggTCCTTATCCCCTACGTGTGAGTCTTAGATGCTTATCACTGACTACTGACTAGGCTGCAGGAACTTGTACTTTAATGAGTTCGTTCACAGTATTAAGTTGTGATGTTATACCAGCTTTTGTCGTTAGCATATACAATGAAGCATGCAGTATAAAACCTCTCATCTTCCCTCTAAACAAAGATATTAAGGAAGTCTAAATTGGCAATTCAAATTAGTTTCAGCCAACTATTGTTCTGCATTTTTAATGATTCAATCTCCTAAGAGGGTTAGGTGACAAACACATGTTTTTGAGCAGTACCCATgactataaataattataaaatgtaATGGATTCTTGATACATTGCATGGATCCCAAACTTTGTAATAAGTAAATGGAATCAACTCAAAATCCAGTATATATCTACGCTAAGTCGCCTTGcatgaaatttaattatctgTTCATTCTTGCTTTGTGCCCAGTATTATTTCATGTAGTTTATGTTCATTTGTACTGTTTTTTGTCATCTATCTTGACGAATAAAACCGAAGAACTAGCTCAAGTATTCCTTCATCTAATGTAGAAAATTCCAATGTGAAACTCGTGTGGTGGAGAAGTAGAGATTCTGGAAACAATGCAACATTAGTGTAATATTAGAAAGAGAATTTATTTCTTTCTTGAACCCAAAAATTTACTGAAGACTTGGTCAGTCACACTCTTTTCTTTTTGCTGGGATCAGTTCACATCTTATGTTTACTGAAACCGTATTGTAGTATCTAATTTTTCTTTGTTAAGCTCCTGTTTCCACTCAAGTTTACAGACTGTTTGTTCAAGAAATATGTGCAATAATTGAAGTGTATCTCTGTGTTCTTGACTTTTTGTTAATTGCATGAAAGATCACAGAAAACTCAAATCCGGGTGTCCTCGTTAATGTTGCAAagtttttttaatgtatttgaCACTAGTTAAGCTAATATATCATGGTAGGTTATACTGTGGAAGTTCCACGAATGGTTGATTCTTGCAAATTTTGTTACTCatatatgaaatttgatttAGTGTCACAGGTGGTGCCACATACTGTGCCGTTGCATCTCTTCAACTGATGGGATTCATAAAAGAGGGGTTGCCAACTACAAATACCTCCTGTGACGATGTCAATGTGCCACTGCTTCTAGATTGGAGCTTGCAGGTTGTTGTTATGatctattttatcttttttgctCTATTCTACTATGGTTCACCATTTTGCATCGTTTTGAGGATCTGTTTTTATTCATGCTACAGAGGCAGGCACTAGATGGTGGCTTTCAAGGTAGAATCAATAAACCAGCTGATACATGTTATGCCTTTTGGTGCGTTTCCACAACTGTTTTGCTTGTTTGACTGCTTTGTTCTTGATAACCTTATCATACCATTTATATCTGCAGGGTTGGAGGAGTTTTAAGAATCTTAGGAGCAGATAAGTTCATGAATGAAAAAGCCTTACGAGAATTTTTATTAACTTGTCAATCTGAGGTGCTTCCAGATCTCCTTCTGTGAATTATATTTGTTCTCTCTGCATTAGAGTGTTGGTCGTAATTCGAGTGTGCTTGatcttattttcttaaaattcaaaCTTGTCCCATTTGGTAACCTAGGATGGTTAGAACATATAAAATGTTATAGCAGCTCTCAGTTCTTTATTCCTAACAATGATTTAGGGAAGAGTAAATTTGTTCAACTTTCTCTCTGCACTTTATATTTCACGTTTATAGCTTGTTTTCAGGTGGAAAATTAACTCTGTTACTTTTTTCCCTTTGCCAGTGTGGTGGTTTCAGCAAATTCCCTAGGTTGCTGCCGGATCTATACCATTCTTATTATGGTTTTTGTGCATTTAGTCTGCTAGAGGAATCTGGTGTCAACCCCTTGTGTGTTGAACTGGGTATGTCAGGTATTGCTGCCATCGGACTCTGAAATTTTAATCTGCTTCTTCCGATTCGTTTAGGTCAGTAGTACATTACGACCATTAAGACGCCGGGTCATAGGATTTGGCACTAACCCTTGAATGAGTTATATTTGATCCAACTTAACATATGGTGTCACATTCACTGGTTTTTAGATATAAGTTTGTTATTATGTTATCTCACTCCTTCAAGCTGCTTCTTTCAACTATGTTGGCTTGACGGGCGATGATTTTTATGAAGTGTTGTAAGCTTTATGTGGTTTGGTGAAAATATACCTGAGTCTAGGTGAGGAAGATAAGGTTTTTTAAATGTACTTCAGTGGATCATCCATGTATTTATACCGAAATGTTACAGGGGAAATGTGTTTCTAAACTATATCATGTGAATCTATACATCATACTAGAGCGCATCATACTAGAGCTTTGGTTTATGCTATATCGGGAGAGAGTTAGTCTCTGTCTAGTGTGCATCTTGTATGATGTATGGGTTTGTAGGGCTCAATCGTTGAGGTAAATGGAGAATGTCTTCCATTGCGACTTAGATAAATTGTAATGCTCTATATTAAAGCGCATGACAGCAAATTCGTTACTTCTGATCTCTTTGCTATGTTCTCAACTTGCCTAAAATATCACTAATTTGCTAACATACTTAAACgatatttattatttctaatgtgtacttattatgttataaaaatattatttagttgATGTTTACAACTAATTGTATCGACAGTTCAAGTTTTGCATACTCAGAAAGACTTTTTCCCTATCAATTTAGTCGAAGCTATCGATGTCATTCATAtgtttttttccatctcattttagttttttttattaatttcaataaaaaaaaaataacaaacaaatGTCACTGGATACCTAATCCTGAAACGAGGTATTGGATTGTAGTGAATGAAATCTCGGCTAAACTCTCAAAGTCTTTAAGTAGGCGTAAATTGGTCATCATCAAGCTTTGTTGGGGTCTAATCCCATTAAATCCTTGTGATGAATTGGTTCCAACGAAAAGGAGAGCACCCCGACCCATTTGCTAATAAAAGTTGAGAATATGATGGTAATTATTATGACGGCTTTCTTGATatagacaattattgcatcctAACTATTCAATTCTCAAGTATTTACTTAATGAAATCAAGTGCATTTTAGACCATAAATAATAGTCTGACTGTCAAAATTATTTGCGGACTATTGAAAACTATACGACCATCGACAATGAAATTGAAATTGATTGCATTTTATTTGACTAATTAATTTTACCCTCTTTTGCTAAAGTGGTGAGAATTATACTTTTCACGCATTTAAAATGCACATCTCCACATTCCTGCTTTTTAGTAAAGTAGCGAAGACAACCATTTaccttttttttattcttcttctttttcctaGCTGTCCAATTTAATCTATGCCACTAGTCTCTTAAATACACTTTTTACCACATTAATATGGCattgaatttaataataaaaaagaggaacaaaagaaaatgaaagaaataGTTTAATAGGAgagaaaaattttttaaatccaaTGACTTGATTAGAAAGAAAGTTTATCGTTgtactaaaaattatttatatcatataaCAATCAAAATCTCATATCTTGATTATTGTGTCCATAGAATCTCAAGAATTGAGATCGTTTATAATTCATGAGAATcgaatatgtatatatatatttatacgaACTTAGTAAGCATAAATTTTAATACACAACTACATACATTCGAATCTGCAATCTATGCATCTACTGTTGCAATTTTGATTTGAAGGTTTGAATATGAGAAGGCAGAGCATAAAGATTAAAATGGACCCAAAAATTTAGTCCATAATGAGCTTAAATCTTCGTCTTAACTCTTATATTTCCaaaatttatatacataaattgaatttttttaattcaaattaacAACTAGCTGATACGATTCTTCAATAACGAAAAATAAACGTGCTCAAAACGGAGTCGCAtcctcgattcgatgaaaccAAGAAtgttgtgttgtcccgatcttgtGAAACAAACAATGATttgtaatattcacctctaaattacgaAGAACTTAACAACAAATATTAACAGTATGAAACAATCGATTCAGACGAATCTTCAAAGAACTTGTCTTTGATGCGAAAacaattgacaaacgccacaaatattaaatctttgataagtttgattttgaaaagcAAAGCGTTGAAAAAAGTTtgagataaaaattcaaaatatttttgtaaactcaagataattatttaataatgataaaaattcgTGCATATATGTTTTACCAAccaaaagatataaaaaaatctaGTTGCATAATTAATTTAGACTCTAATCTAGGAAATAAGAATATCTTGGTGGATGCGCTAAGGCGTATTACCGTCCTAGCACCGAGTGTTCTGGAATTCGTAGTATGGAATAGTAACTGGGGTgttcgggcggtaagatttgaccGACCTAGCGCACAGGTTTCTGTCCTCCTCATCCTTTAATACTTGAACAACGATCTTATGACCTCCAA comes from the Primulina huaijiensis isolate GDHJ02 chromosome 8, ASM1229523v2, whole genome shotgun sequence genome and includes:
- the LOC140983205 gene encoding geranylgeranyl transferase type-1 subunit beta isoform X1, producing MEEDPFAELDDPSDFHRDPDYSFFDRDRHICFLEMMYQLLPSPYQEQEINRLTLAYFVVSGLHILRAIDRIDKEVVIDWVLSLQAHPKNAAYLENAGQFYGFHGSRSSQFQSNDNGPSEQVEAILNGSHLASTYCALAILKIVGYDLSLVDSEFLLKSMKNLQQSDGCFMPIHTGAEKDLRFVFCAAAICSMLKNWSGIDREKAKEYILSCQSYDGGFGLIPGSESHGGATYCAVASLQLMGFIKEGLPTTNTSCDDVNVPLLLDWSLQRQALDGGFQGRINKPADTCYAFWVGGVLRILGADKFMNEKALREFLLTCQSECGGFSKFPRLLPDLYHSYYGFCAFSLLEESGVNPLCVELGMSGIAAIGL
- the LOC140983205 gene encoding geranylgeranyl transferase type-1 subunit beta isoform X3; protein product: MEEDPFAELDDPSDFHRDPDYSFFDRDRHICFLEMMYQLLPSPYQEQEINRLTLAYFVVSGLHILRAIDRIDKEVVIDWVLSLQAHPKNAAYLENAGQFYGFHGSRSSQFQSNDNGPSEQEAILNGSHLASTYCALAILKIVGYDLSLVDSEFLLKSMKNLQQSDGCFMPIHTGAEKDLRFVFCAAAICSMLKNWSGIDREKAKEYILSCQSYDGGFGLIPGSESHGGATYCAVASLQLMGFIKEGLPTTNTSCDDVNVPLLLDWSLQRQALDGGFQGRINKPADTCYAFWVGGVLRILGADKFMNEKALREFLLTCQSECGGFSKFPRLLPDLYHSYYGFCAFSLLEESGVNPLCVELGMSGIAAIGL
- the LOC140983205 gene encoding geranylgeranyl transferase type-1 subunit beta isoform X4, producing MEEDPFAELDDPSDFHRDPDYSFFDRDRHICFLEMMYQLLPSPYQEQEINRLTLAYFVVSGLHILRAIDRIDKEVVIDWVLSLQAHPKNAAYLENGQFYGFHGSRSSQFQSNDNGPSEQEAILNGSHLASTYCALAILKIVGYDLSLVDSEFLLKSMKNLQQSDGCFMPIHTGAEKDLRFVFCAAAICSMLKNWSGIDREKAKEYILSCQSYDGGFGLIPGSESHGGATYCAVASLQLMGFIKEGLPTTNTSCDDVNVPLLLDWSLQRQALDGGFQGRINKPADTCYAFWVGGVLRILGADKFMNEKALREFLLTCQSECGGFSKFPRLLPDLYHSYYGFCAFSLLEESGVNPLCVELGMSGIAAIGL
- the LOC140983205 gene encoding geranylgeranyl transferase type-1 subunit beta isoform X2; protein product: MEEDPFAELDDPSDFHRDPDYSFFDRDRHICFLEMMYQLLPSPYQEQEINRLTLAYFVVSGLHILRAIDRIDKEVVIDWVLSLQAHPKNAAYLENGQFYGFHGSRSSQFQSNDNGPSEQVEAILNGSHLASTYCALAILKIVGYDLSLVDSEFLLKSMKNLQQSDGCFMPIHTGAEKDLRFVFCAAAICSMLKNWSGIDREKAKEYILSCQSYDGGFGLIPGSESHGGATYCAVASLQLMGFIKEGLPTTNTSCDDVNVPLLLDWSLQRQALDGGFQGRINKPADTCYAFWVGGVLRILGADKFMNEKALREFLLTCQSECGGFSKFPRLLPDLYHSYYGFCAFSLLEESGVNPLCVELGMSGIAAIGL